One Perca flavescens isolate YP-PL-M2 chromosome 16, PFLA_1.0, whole genome shotgun sequence genomic window, CTGTTGTAATTAAATCCTTTGCTTAATCCTCAATTGGACCCGAGCCTCTTCTTCCTTCTTCCTCATTCAATGAACACGTCGCTTAGAATCTTTTACAAAACCGCTCCATGTCTGTCAGAGTGTTTCCAGCCTGATCTTCAGCTGATCTTTGCTCCAACTTCTCACCCGTCCTCTTTATTTCTACCAGGTTGTTCTTCAGCGGTTCTATGATCTCCATAAAGTCTTTCCCCAGTTCTTCTACTTTCTTTATACTTCTGTtctatttaattgtttttattgcatttacaACCACAGCTCATCTTCCTCCTGCTAGTGCTCCTGCTGCAACTCCTCCTGAGACTACTGCTaacgctgctcctgctgctaaaTCAGCCCTCCCAGTGACCTGAGCTGCAAGGACCAGGAGTCCTATACCTACTCCTGCTCCTACTCCTCCTGCTGCGGCTCCTGCTTGTGCGTCTTCTGCTGCTACTGCTCCTCCTGCTACTACTCCTCCTAATACTGCTAACGCTTCTGCTCCTATTGCTGCTAAACTAACCCCCCCAGTAAACAGAGCTGCAAAGACCAGGAGTCCTATTCCTACTCCTACTACTGCTCCTACTCCTCCTGCTACAGCGcctactgctgctgctaaaCTAGCCCCCTCAGTGAACTGAGCTGCAAGGACCAGTACTATTCCTACTACCACTGCTCCTACTCCTCCTGCTCCtactcctcctgctgctgctcctcctgctaTTGCTAACACTCCTGCTCCTACTGCTGCTAAACTAGCCCCCTCAGTGAACTGAGCTGCAAGGACCAGGAGTCctactcctgctgctcctcctgctaCTGCTAACACTGATCCTGCTGCTAAACTAGCCGCCCCAGGGAACGGAGCTGCAAGGACCAGGACTATTCCTACTGCTGCTCCTACTCCTCCTGCTACTGCTCCTCCAAATGATGCTAAGATTCCTTTTCCTATTGCTTCTGCTACTGCTcttcttgctgctgctgctaaccctccttctactactgctgcttctgctgctgctgctcctcctgctaCTGCTCTTCCTACTACTGCTAACGGTCTTTCTACTACTggtcctgctgctcctcctgctTCTGCTAACTCTCTTTCTGCTAAACTAGACCCCTTGGGGGATGGAGCTGCAAAGAACAGGTGTCCTAGTCCTACTGTTGCTCCTAGTGCTGTTCCTGCTACTGCTAACGCTCCTGCTACTACTGCAAACAGTAATGCTACTACTGCTGCTAAACTAACCCCCCCAGTGAATGGAGCTGCAAGGAGCAGGAGTCCTATTGCTACTCCTGCTCCTGCTCCTCCAGAAACATATCCTGCTCTTCTGACTTCATCTCTTCTCTTCTGCATCTCTTCTGACTTCATCTCTTCTCTGCTGCATCTCTCTGATATCAGTAGGGAGGTCTATGCTCAATCTTCTGCTTGATCTTGGTGTTGAACCTGAACTCCCCATCTCCAGGTCTCCTGGTCCTCCTGAAGTGTTGAGATCTCCTCTTCAGAGTGATGAAGAAGCtgactttaaatcaaactgtgATCTGATGTGATCAGACAGGTTCtgtggagacaggaagagacacacaccatcagaataaacacacacaggtgtttccTCCCAGCTCccctcaggtacacacacacaaacacacaatcctcgccactctggggaaACTGgctgtcagacagctaagtgtttttttttaaataattattatatataatcttcaactttatcactaaggcttgtttggatatatatatatatatatatatatatatatatatatatatatatatatatatatacacatacatgtatatacaatgtatttttaactttttactgTAGAATACTGTCACAGGGAATATGTTTTAGCCTCTTTTTATAAAGATGTTTAATAGCTTTTTCTGACCAAATACTACAGTAACTGTAGAGTTACAGTTGTTTCTAATtgcttacacacattttcaaaactacaTTTTCATTGGTTTCTAAAATTGTTAAGAAACCTTTTCATTGGTTTGTAAAAAATATGCATTCTGCTGGCTGCCTTCCAATAAGCATAAGGCTTCCACATTTGTAACATGTATATATTCGCACTGTGTTCTTTGTATCCTTTGGAGGCTGCAGGATGAAACTGAATGGAAGAACTTGAAACTTCCGCTCTGTAGCTTCCCTGTAATAATATTGAAATTAATTACATATACAACTTTGCAATATATCACTCAACCATCTCTGTGTATTCTCCTcgtttctcagtgttttctttcattCAATTAACTGGTTTGTCTGTGTCATTACGCTTTtgggtgtgtatataatataaactgtTTTCAATGTCATTATTTTTCCATCAAATTGTGTCCTGGACACAGGAAACTTCTAACtgaataattatattcagatgGTACCTGTTTTAATGACTCGTAAGGTATACAAGCTCTAAAAAGACATTAACGAAAAGTGTgtctttattataacatttattcaagcattactatatactgtactcAAGTATATTCAACATGAAGGGCGAACAGACACAGCTGCTTATGATGGGGTTGTTTcaagactgcagacagaaggagaaagctttaggttagtccagtagttatccaaccagGTAAGATTAGAATAGTATCACAAGTATATTTTAACATACTGTCACATGAAGGTACTTCATGTAACAGTGTAGTTTCTTCATCGTGGTCTTAAATGACAACTGCTGACCATTTAACACACTTAAACCTACCTTTACTGTGTTAGTGGGCGTTTATCAATGGAGATgttattatgacttttcatatgtTGGTTGTAGCTTGTGGTTTAAAGTATTATATAACCTTTCTCACTTGCAGTTTACTGCATGTACTGCCTGTGGTAGCTCATTAGCTGGTAGCGTTTACCTTGTTGTAgttgctgatcatattttgcactgcttttgtttgaaagctagaagctactggaGAATGAGCTAATACATGTATGCAGTAAACTACAAGCTAATGTAAACTGCAACTGTAAGCTTAATGTAATTAAGATTCATTAATGCAATTCTCCTTACCGGTAAGTGTTATGACAACTACAAACATGAACTCCCATGAGTTTTTAATTCATtgacatgggataaataagagaaaactaCTATTGCTTACATTAAAGCCTATCAGTGTCGGTAACGTTACCTACCTTGGCACGTTGTGGGCAAAGATACCGACagaatattctcctcctgcaagcagactgacgctgattcactttctccatctcaacaaaaaaaattgaactgcacagttcacagttccacatccatttcgtccagtgttttgaaatgcagcgcgGAAAGTGAAGGCGGCGAAACATTTTCAATGATGCAAGCACGCAATGACGTGCTCTTGCTAACCTGTTCCATTGTACATGCTCTCCGAATGCTCAGGAGGAGTCTGGCCtagtatggagttatattagtaGCCTCTGAAGGATCCTTCCTTCCTCAGATCCTTGACATtgagaaactgtgtgtgtgtctgtgtgtgtgtgtgtgtgtgtgtgtgtgtgtgtgtgtgtgtgtgtgtgtgtgtgtgtgtgtgactgtgtgtgtgtgtgagtgtctgtctgtctgtgtgtgtgtgtgtgtgtgtgagtgtctgtctgtctgtgtgtgtgtgtgtgtgtgtgtgtgtgtgtgtgtgtgtgtgtgtgtgtgtgtgtgtgtgtgtgtgtgtgtgtgtgtgtgtgtgtgtgtgtctctttgtgtgtgtgtgtgtgtgtgtgtgtgtgtgtgtgtgtgtgtgtgtgtgtgtgtgtgtgtgtgtgtgtgtgtttgtgtgtgtgtctctgtgtccttaagaactgagtattaaGTGATATTGTGAAGACCTGTTCCCtgccactggtccatgagtttgtgtatttattgtACTGCATCTGTTATGTATCTGTATAatttttctttatgtggacacaaataaatagttaaaatgtgtgtgtgtgtgtgtgtgtgtgtgtgtgtgtgtgtgtgtgtgtgtgtgttcttacctGTTTGTGAGGCGGTGCAGGTGAAGCAGCAACTGTCTGTCTCTTAGCTATCAGTCCTCTGAGTCGTTTCTCTGAAATCACATGTCCAGAGAAACCTGTCAGACAGGATCCACTGTATAGAACAATACTCTGATGGAATTAGTGGGCTAaagtcagtctctctctctctctctctctctctctctctgtgtctctctctctctctctctctctctctctctctctctctctctctctctctctctctctctctctctctctctctctctctctctctctctctctctctctctctctctctctctctctctctctctctctctctctctctctctctctctctctctctttctctgtctctctctctctctctctctctgtctctctctctctctctctctctctctctctctctctccttctctccctctctctgtctccctctctctctctcctctctctctctctctctctctctctctgtctctctctctctctgtctctctctcccctaacTGTCCTGTTAAATAAAGggagaaaaagcccaaaaaataaataaataatcacaaaTTTAATCATAATCTCAATATCAGGAAGAACATTACTTTTTTGAGTGTGAGAAGGTGAAggtgtctgtgttcttcttcttcaggtgtctgtgttcttcttcttcaggtGTCTGTGTTTACGGGGTACTGAATTGTACCCGGGGCAGAGCATTCCCACCACCTGTTGTCACCATACTGTCTATAGCTGTCACTcgtgaaaaatacatttctgcttTGTTCATCAAAATTAATGTGAATGTTTATATTGTTGCTTGTTTTGCCCTCTGTTTTATTCAACCGTAAACATACGGGTATgatgatattatatatatatatattatattatattattatatatacctTTGCTCCGCCCCTTCCGCTACGTAGCCAAGATGGCGACAGTTGAGTGAGGAAAGTGTCCATCGATCCACACTCAACTTTTTCACCGTTATGAGAGCACCATCCGGGTACTTGTAGTGCACTGCATTGACCACACTTTGACGAGTGACATTTTGAGTGTACTCAGATAGTTAGTATAAGTACAGAAGTGCGTGATTTGAGACACACCAACATTGTATGGTAACTGTGTTTAGAATCAGAAACATATTGAACTCGCTGTAAATCACTTCTTGCtgtaacaaataaaatgtatatctctttatttctgtttcctaatatctgaaaactgtgtacagcaaggttttctttttatctagtttattgttattattgagtgtattgttctttatttttgtaCAGTTCTGTGAAAACAATCTTCCCAGTTTCCATGGCGACTGTCCAAATTGTTGCCTTAAGAGCCCAAAATGTGTATTTGGATATACAATTTGTTGCAAATAAAACCAAgtaaaattaataatgaatgtgatgtatTTCATTTAGCAGAATaccattgtgttgttctatctgATCCAATACTTCCTTTATCACTAAGCTGATTTTCTAGGGTTTATTCTGATAAAATCTGACTGGTTGAAGGACAGGTGTGTTTCCAGACCAGGTACGGGGGTCTGACTGGTTGAAG contains:
- the LOC114571344 gene encoding spidroin-1-like; the protein is MKSEEMQKRRDEVRRAGYVSGGAGAGVAIGLLLLAAPFTGGVSLAAVVALLFAVVAGALAVAGTALGATVGLGHLFFAAPSPKGSSLAERELAEAGGAAGPVVERPLAVVGRAVAGGAAAAEAAVVEGGLAAAARRAVAEAIGKGILASFGGAVAGGVGAAVGIVLVLAAPFPGAASLAAGSVLAVAGGAAGVGLLVLAAQFTEGASLAAVGAGVLAIAGGAAAGGVGAGGVGAVVVGIVLVLAAQFTEGASLAAAVGAVAGGVGAVVGVGIGLLVFAALFTGGVSLAAIGAEALAVLGGVVAGGAVAAEDAQAGAAAGGVGAGVGIGLLVLAAQVTGRADLAAGAALAVVSGGVAAGALAGGR